One window of Mucilaginibacter inviolabilis genomic DNA carries:
- a CDS encoding ABC-F family ATP-binding cassette domain-containing protein yields MINVNNISVSFGGTTLFSDVTFSINENDKIALMGKNGAGKSTILKIIADVAKPTTGSVTGPKDAVIAYLPQHLLTQDKVTVFEETMKAFEEANQMQKELDEVNEQLNIRTDYESDDYMKLIERVSELSEKVYTIEETNYDAEVEKVLKGLGFERKDFGRQTSEFSGGWRMRIELAKILLKKPDLILLDEPTNHMDIESIQWLEDFLINSAKAVMVISHDRAFVDNITNRTIEVTMGRIYDYKAKYTHYLQLRADRRVHQLKAYEEQQRFIADNQEFIDRFRGTYSKTLQVQSRVKMLEKLEIIEIDEVDTSALRLKFPPSPRSGQYPVMVEDLTKTYGDHVVFKNASMVIERGEKVAFVGKNGEGKSTMIKAIMNEIDFEGSLKVGHNSKIGYFAQNQAALLDGNLTVFETIDQIPLSDGTVKIKDLLGAFMFSGDDTTKKVKVLSGGEKTRLAMIKLLLEPVNLLILDEPTNHLDMKTKDIIKDALRDFDGTLILVSHDRDFLDGLVKKVFEFGNKRVREHFEDIKGFLAYKKMDSLKEIEQS; encoded by the coding sequence GTGATCAATGTAAATAACATTTCCGTTTCATTTGGCGGAACCACGCTTTTTAGTGATGTAACCTTCTCTATAAATGAGAATGACAAGATAGCCCTGATGGGTAAAAATGGTGCAGGAAAATCTACTATCCTCAAGATCATTGCTGATGTAGCCAAACCTACTACCGGTAGCGTAACCGGCCCTAAAGATGCGGTAATAGCGTATCTGCCACAGCATTTACTTACCCAGGATAAAGTTACCGTTTTTGAAGAAACCATGAAAGCATTTGAAGAGGCGAATCAAATGCAAAAGGAGCTTGATGAGGTAAACGAGCAGCTTAATATTCGTACTGATTACGAAAGCGATGATTATATGAAGTTGATTGAGCGCGTATCAGAACTGAGCGAAAAAGTTTATACAATAGAAGAAACCAATTATGACGCAGAAGTAGAAAAGGTACTCAAAGGCCTGGGATTTGAGCGCAAGGACTTTGGTCGGCAAACTTCCGAGTTTTCTGGTGGTTGGCGAATGCGTATTGAGTTAGCTAAAATTTTGTTAAAAAAGCCGGATCTTATTTTATTGGATGAGCCCACCAATCACATGGATATCGAGAGTATACAATGGTTAGAAGATTTTCTGATCAACTCGGCAAAGGCGGTAATGGTAATCTCGCACGATCGTGCTTTTGTAGATAATATTACCAATCGTACCATCGAAGTTACCATGGGCAGAATATACGATTATAAAGCCAAGTACACTCATTATCTGCAGTTACGAGCCGATCGCCGCGTGCATCAATTGAAAGCCTATGAGGAGCAGCAACGGTTTATTGCAGATAATCAGGAGTTCATAGACCGCTTTAGGGGGACTTACTCCAAAACTTTGCAGGTGCAGTCTCGGGTAAAAATGCTGGAGAAGCTTGAAATTATCGAGATAGATGAAGTAGATACTTCGGCATTACGGTTGAAATTTCCACCTTCACCACGTTCGGGGCAATATCCGGTAATGGTAGAGGATCTGACCAAAACCTACGGCGATCATGTTGTATTCAAAAACGCATCTATGGTGATCGAACGAGGAGAAAAGGTAGCTTTTGTGGGTAAAAACGGCGAAGGTAAATCAACCATGATCAAAGCCATCATGAACGAGATCGATTTTGAAGGAAGTTTGAAAGTGGGTCACAATTCCAAGATCGGATATTTTGCCCAGAACCAGGCTGCATTACTGGATGGGAATTTAACCGTATTTGAAACCATTGACCAAATCCCGTTAAGCGATGGCACAGTTAAAATCAAGGATCTTTTAGGCGCGTTTATGTTTAGCGGTGATGATACCACCAAAAAAGTTAAGGTTCTTTCCGGAGGAGAGAAAACTCGTTTAGCCATGATCAAGTTATTATTAGAGCCTGTAAATTTGTTAATACTGGATGAGCCCACCAATCATTTGGACATGAAAACTAAAGACATCATTAAAGATGCGCTGAGGGATTTTGATGGCACTTTGATACTGGTATCTCACGACCGGGATTTCTTAGACGGGTTAGTGAAAAAAGTATTTGAGTTTGGTAATAAACGAGTACGCGAGCACTTTGAGGATATCAAAGGATTTTTGGCCTACAAAAAAATGGATAGCTTAAAAGAGATCGAACAAAGTTAA
- a CDS encoding RNA polymerase sigma-70 factor — protein sequence MIVENKDDNTSTKYDGIYKEDISSFEHFYKVNYKKLHLVSFRYTNDHEQSEEIVHDIFLKIWDNLELLSSIKNIEAYLFRSVVNASLDFIKKSKRTVSLQKTFLENSETIEWEENNFDELENRLKLVEKAVEQLPPICKKVLLMSKYDKLKQQEIADTLNISIKTVKNHLTYGYKKIKEFINSSKTWILIFIIVLFG from the coding sequence ATGATTGTAGAAAATAAAGATGATAACACTTCAACTAAATACGATGGTATTTACAAGGAAGACATATCGTCTTTTGAGCATTTCTATAAAGTGAATTATAAAAAATTGCATTTGGTATCCTTCAGGTACACTAATGACCATGAACAGTCTGAAGAAATTGTTCACGATATTTTTCTTAAAATCTGGGACAATTTGGAATTACTATCTTCTATAAAAAATATTGAAGCGTACCTGTTTCGTTCGGTAGTCAATGCATCGCTTGATTTTATCAAAAAGTCGAAGAGAACAGTTTCATTACAGAAAACATTTCTCGAAAATTCCGAAACGATAGAATGGGAAGAGAATAATTTTGATGAGCTGGAAAATCGTTTAAAACTAGTAGAAAAAGCAGTAGAACAATTACCGCCAATTTGTAAGAAAGTATTGCTGATGAGTAAATATGACAAACTTAAACAGCAAGAGATAGCAGATACCTTAAATATTTCTATAAAAACCGTCAAAAACCATTTGACCTATGGATATAAAAAAATCAAGGAATTTATAAATTCAAGTAAAACCTGGATTTTGATTTTTATTATAGTACTTTTTGGATGA
- a CDS encoding FecR family protein — MEELEAWLALSAENVKLYNEIVAINHDLDSLAHQNLLNTDESWVRFKKLSEDRKVVTLTKHNNRSRIFWISSIAATLVVALSIVLVMWRSRNNDITILQTKANQHLKIILPDGSKVQLNSNSEVCYSRKAFSLSRELKLVKGEALFEVIHNEKYPFVVYSGVLKIKDIGTIFNIRNGKSATIVSVISGVVALSEKTDKDSIKLMANQEAIYNVFSKNIQVVPQKDLNTTSWLDKKFRFIKCPLKKVVEQLQNAYEVRIDLSDKDLENKELTASFNNESMEDALKVISGSLNIDFGNKNGIYYLKSKKI, encoded by the coding sequence ATGGAGGAATTGGAGGCTTGGTTAGCATTGTCGGCCGAAAATGTAAAGCTTTATAATGAAATTGTTGCCATCAATCATGATCTGGATTCATTGGCTCATCAGAATCTTTTAAATACTGATGAATCATGGGTGAGATTTAAAAAGTTATCGGAGGATAGGAAAGTAGTAACCTTAACTAAGCACAATAACAGAAGTCGTATATTTTGGATTTCCTCTATCGCAGCAACATTAGTGGTAGCTCTAAGTATTGTCCTGGTAATGTGGCGCTCCCGAAATAATGATATTACTATTCTTCAAACAAAAGCAAACCAACATCTGAAAATAATTTTACCTGATGGGAGCAAGGTTCAGCTAAACAGCAACTCAGAAGTTTGCTACTCCAGAAAAGCTTTCTCTTTGTCCAGAGAATTAAAGCTTGTTAAGGGTGAGGCTTTGTTTGAGGTAATTCATAACGAAAAATATCCGTTTGTGGTTTACTCGGGTGTTTTGAAAATTAAGGATATTGGTACTATATTTAATATCAGAAATGGGAAATCGGCTACCATTGTTTCCGTTATTTCAGGAGTGGTAGCCCTCTCAGAAAAGACTGATAAAGATTCAATTAAACTAATGGCAAATCAGGAAGCGATCTATAATGTCTTTTCAAAAAACATACAGGTGGTTCCTCAGAAGGACCTAAATACTACCTCCTGGCTTGATAAAAAGTTTAGATTTATAAAATGCCCCTTAAAAAAAGTTGTTGAGCAGTTGCAAAACGCCTATGAGGTCCGTATTGATTTATCAGACAAGGATTTGGAAAACAAGGAGCTGACTGCTTCATTTAACAATGAGTCAATGGAGGATGCTCTTAAAGTAATTAGTGGCTCCTTGAATATAGATTTTGGAAATAAAAACGGAATTTATTATTTGAAGAGCAAAAAAATCTGA
- a CDS encoding TonB-dependent receptor, producing MPLYGQTNNLNIAFEKSSISDALTRLIVEKKINLSFDPAIIPRNIKITRRFKEVPVYEILNFIFKDTPLEYHLTSNVIVITAKKKPFFVIGGFIKDAETGEYIIGGSIFNSSQHLTSSNNYGYFALELPGGNDTLHISHLGYKKKEIVFNVSQPMAVNILLEKQTDTLKEVRVAAKNNDLFVNPVAGSSLNQDIIWSHLSEGGEPDLIKSVQLLNGIQTITEGSSSLFVRGGDKDQNLILLDEAPVYNPAHLFGLVSVFNPDAINQVQIYQNEIPANFGGRLSSVIDNVMQNGDNKTFHVKGGLSMLSARLAVEGPLVSDKGSYLFTFRKGFTNLLKAFDPFPYNANYSDFNLKLNYQLNTNNKIYISGYYGFDKLRAFDNYDNSWGNKIATFRWNHLFNSRLFLNLSVLYSNYSNHLNIDADQSDAKSQWITGIIDRSIKADFTYYVHNSEQIKFGINLINHKFIPGESPSRFNDTIPVNIPRHKAIEMAAYFNHRFNILSDLQLTYGLRMSYFYNKTLLPNGPDIVDFYMNSGYSDLLTEPIKNFLKFEPRLCLQYNFNKNSAMKMVYNRNYQYLQLVQGEELAFSSLESWIPASSTIAPQMADFYSIGYSLNSKEIIFTTTAYLKKLYNQVELNDHAQIILNPFIESQLQFGKSTASGIEFSLTKSWKNITGNLGYTYSMVNKQIPGINDNNTFKANYNIPHNLRFSVDYQPVPRISINAFFTYKSGRPVTLPVGYYIENGQRIPIFEDRNTSHLPDEKRLDLTIELKPRTRTDHKKRWKSTWLFSVYNVLNQRNIIFYAIDHPTTVNNLSSGIVPSVTYNFKF from the coding sequence TTGCCTCTATACGGGCAAACGAATAATTTAAATATAGCTTTTGAGAAAAGTTCTATAAGTGATGCGCTTACCAGGTTAATAGTTGAAAAAAAAATCAACCTTTCTTTTGATCCTGCGATAATACCGCGAAACATAAAAATAACCCGTAGATTTAAAGAGGTTCCAGTTTATGAAATTTTAAATTTCATATTCAAAGATACGCCTCTAGAATATCACCTTACCTCAAATGTTATTGTTATTACAGCAAAAAAAAAGCCCTTTTTTGTAATAGGAGGTTTTATTAAAGATGCAGAAACAGGTGAATATATTATCGGCGGCTCTATCTTTAACTCCTCCCAACATCTTACTTCCTCAAATAATTACGGCTATTTTGCTTTAGAGCTACCCGGAGGAAATGATACATTACATATTTCTCATTTAGGATATAAAAAGAAGGAAATTGTTTTCAATGTCAGTCAGCCGATGGCCGTTAATATCTTATTGGAGAAACAAACAGATACTTTAAAAGAAGTAAGGGTAGCAGCGAAAAATAATGATCTGTTCGTGAATCCCGTTGCCGGTAGCTCGTTAAACCAGGATATTATTTGGAGCCATTTATCAGAAGGGGGCGAACCCGATTTAATCAAATCTGTCCAATTATTGAATGGTATTCAAACCATAACTGAAGGCAGCAGCAGTTTATTTGTTAGAGGGGGCGATAAAGATCAAAATTTGATTCTTTTGGATGAAGCGCCTGTTTATAACCCTGCGCATTTATTTGGCTTGGTTTCTGTATTTAATCCGGATGCAATTAACCAGGTACAAATTTATCAAAATGAAATTCCAGCAAATTTCGGGGGCCGCTTATCATCCGTTATTGATAACGTAATGCAAAATGGAGATAACAAAACTTTCCATGTTAAAGGAGGCTTAAGTATGTTGTCTGCAAGATTGGCCGTAGAAGGACCGCTTGTATCCGATAAAGGTTCGTATCTTTTTACTTTTAGAAAAGGCTTTACCAATTTATTAAAAGCGTTTGATCCATTTCCTTATAATGCAAATTATTCTGATTTCAACCTTAAACTAAATTATCAACTTAATACCAATAATAAAATATATATATCTGGATATTATGGGTTTGATAAACTTCGGGCTTTTGATAATTATGATAATTCCTGGGGAAATAAAATTGCCACATTTAGATGGAACCACTTATTTAATAGTCGCTTATTTTTAAATCTATCCGTTTTATATAGTAATTACTCTAATCATCTTAACATCGATGCGGATCAGTCAGATGCAAAATCTCAGTGGATCACTGGGATTATTGACAGAAGTATAAAAGCAGATTTTACATATTATGTGCATAACAGTGAACAGATTAAGTTCGGTATTAACTTAATTAATCACAAGTTTATACCCGGAGAATCCCCGTCAAGGTTTAATGATACCATACCGGTAAATATACCAAGGCATAAAGCAATAGAAATGGCCGCCTATTTTAATCATCGTTTCAATATATTATCTGATTTGCAGTTAACTTATGGATTGCGAATGAGCTATTTTTACAATAAAACACTATTACCAAATGGACCCGATATTGTCGATTTTTATATGAACTCGGGATATTCAGATTTATTGACAGAACCAATTAAAAACTTTTTAAAATTTGAACCACGATTGTGTTTGCAATACAATTTCAATAAAAATAGTGCCATGAAAATGGTATATAATCGTAATTACCAGTATTTACAACTGGTACAGGGCGAAGAATTAGCTTTTTCTTCATTAGAGTCATGGATACCGGCAAGTTCTACAATAGCGCCTCAAATGGCAGATTTTTATTCCATCGGTTACTCCCTGAATAGTAAAGAAATCATTTTTACTACAACCGCCTATCTAAAGAAGCTATATAATCAGGTGGAACTGAATGATCATGCTCAGATTATTTTAAATCCTTTTATTGAAAGTCAGCTGCAATTTGGCAAATCTACTGCCAGTGGAATAGAATTTAGTTTAACAAAATCATGGAAGAACATAACCGGGAACCTCGGCTATACCTATTCTATGGTTAATAAGCAGATACCAGGCATTAATGACAATAATACATTTAAAGCAAATTATAACATACCCCATAATTTAAGATTTTCGGTAGATTATCAACCAGTTCCCAGAATATCCATAAATGCTTTTTTTACTTATAAATCAGGGCGCCCAGTTACGCTTCCGGTTGGTTACTACATTGAGAATGGGCAAAGGATCCCTATTTTTGAAGATCGAAATACATCTCACCTTCCTGATGAAAAAAGACTTGATTTAACGATAGAACTGAAGCCCCGAACAAGGACAGATCATAAAAAAAGATGGAAAAGTACCTGGCTTTTTTCTGTTTACAATGTGTTAAATCAAAGAAATATAATTTTTTATGCTATCGATCATCCAACAACCGTCAATAATCTAAGCTCAGGTATTGTGCCAAGTGTTACCTATAACTTTAAATTTTGA
- a CDS encoding DUF4249 family protein yields the protein MKKISALLISCILITACKNSYVSPIKFNNHGSTYDLAVEGGITTFQTSQQIRLSKPGLLPDGKTSPVSNALVSVNDGTDEISFKETQTPGLYAGTITNNTNYDGVYTLHITYNKVEYTAADVLSMVTPSIQLNNLPFSARAISADQVQLKIPKHLFGAPTAARWIVIYDKSSITNLLNSFVVPYIYTHQLGAPNSLYSSTQEFREPVLSLRDSITVYKFSLSESYSQYLYTLFQETDWKNIFSTNPSGIYGNISGTGQGYFYCTDYEMKKIAVKDLIK from the coding sequence ATGAAAAAGATTAGTGCCTTGTTGATTTCATGTATTTTGATCACCGCTTGTAAAAATAGTTATGTATCACCAATAAAATTCAATAATCACGGCAGTACTTATGATCTGGCTGTAGAAGGCGGAATAACCACATTTCAAACAAGTCAGCAAATTAGATTATCGAAACCGGGGTTATTACCCGATGGAAAAACATCGCCGGTAAGCAATGCATTAGTAAGCGTAAATGATGGAACAGATGAAATCTCGTTTAAAGAGACTCAAACTCCAGGATTATATGCAGGTACTATAACTAACAATACCAATTATGACGGAGTTTATACATTACACATCACCTATAATAAAGTGGAGTATACAGCGGCTGATGTTTTAAGTATGGTAACTCCTTCTATCCAATTAAATAACCTGCCTTTTTCGGCCCGGGCTATTTCTGCAGATCAGGTTCAGCTGAAAATACCTAAACATTTATTTGGCGCTCCAACGGCCGCAAGGTGGATAGTTATATATGATAAGAGCTCTATAACCAACTTGCTTAACAGTTTCGTCGTACCTTATATTTATACTCATCAGCTTGGAGCGCCTAATTCTTTATATTCATCAACACAGGAGTTTAGAGAACCGGTTTTAAGTCTTCGCGACTCCATCACAGTTTATAAGTTTTCCTTGTCTGAGAGTTATAGTCAATACCTTTATACATTATTCCAGGAAACGGATTGGAAAAATATATTTTCAACTAATCCGAGTGGCATTTACGGTAATATCAGTGGTACAGGTCAGGGGTATTTTTATTGCACAGATTATGAGATGAAAAAGATTGCTGTTAAAGATTTAATTAAGTAA
- a CDS encoding fasciclin domain-containing protein produces the protein MKIRKNYSVKNLNRCTLGLIGSICFIVTACSTNKKSNPAPVPPPAKTFSISETISADPNFSLLGAALIKTDLATTLKGKGTFTVFAPTNTAFKAAGYKDESAVNAADKRILSSILQYHILPVNSIPIAANTEFATQSSEKLYVTRTDDDKISVNGIPTVKLSKKATNGTIQVINTILTVPVIDVMAIIKNTPNLTYLDEAIKRANLSTILSEKGPYTIFAPSNQAFIDAGYPTINAIKAADPAKLSNLLKYHLINRRLFSSDFKDKAEVQTLASGTITLNATGGLKIKGKSNTDYILLSKTDNIAKNGIVHVIDKILLP, from the coding sequence ATGAAAATAAGAAAAAACTATTCAGTAAAAAATTTAAACAGATGTACTTTAGGGCTAATTGGCTCCATTTGTTTTATTGTTACGGCATGTAGCACAAACAAAAAGAGCAATCCAGCACCTGTACCCCCGCCAGCCAAAACCTTTTCTATTTCTGAAACAATTTCAGCCGATCCTAATTTTAGTTTGCTTGGAGCTGCATTAATCAAGACTGATTTAGCCACGACTTTAAAAGGCAAAGGAACATTCACTGTATTCGCACCCACAAATACGGCTTTCAAAGCTGCAGGTTATAAAGATGAATCTGCAGTAAATGCTGCCGACAAACGTATTTTATCTTCCATTCTGCAGTACCATATTCTTCCGGTGAATTCGATTCCTATTGCTGCGAATACTGAATTCGCGACACAAAGCAGCGAAAAGCTATATGTAACAAGAACAGATGATGATAAGATCTCTGTTAACGGGATACCAACAGTAAAACTTAGTAAGAAGGCAACAAACGGAACAATTCAAGTTATTAATACAATATTAACCGTTCCTGTTATTGATGTAATGGCAATAATTAAGAACACACCCAATTTGACCTATTTAGATGAAGCTATTAAAAGAGCAAACTTATCTACCATACTGTCTGAAAAAGGGCCGTATACAATTTTTGCACCTTCCAATCAGGCATTCATTGATGCAGGGTATCCAACCATCAATGCTATAAAAGCTGCTGATCCTGCAAAACTGTCAAACCTGTTAAAATACCATTTGATCAATCGGAGACTTTTTTCATCCGATTTCAAGGATAAAGCTGAAGTACAAACGTTAGCTTCTGGGACTATAACACTTAACGCAACGGGTGGATTAAAAATAAAAGGTAAATCTAACACCGACTATATATTATTGAGTAAAACAGATAATATAGCTAAAAATGGAATAGTGCATGTGATCGACAAAATACTGCTCCCCTAA